Proteins encoded together in one Qingshengfaniella alkalisoli window:
- a CDS encoding flagellar motor protein MotB, whose translation MKRKRVKGGDAHHGGAWKVAYADFVTAMMAFFLLMWLLNATTEKQRKGLADYFSPTISFSQLSNGGDGTFWGESVFSEDTLVQNGQGASMLHPSQLQQARGDVGVKQGRGDQARGDVEKLLETLMARGGEAMSTLLQQRHVISRLSDEGLVIDIFSQPDGLLFDPETAKPTPLLSSTLGTVAEVLELVSNEVAVNAYLPSEPVVRVGRDAWKLSGDRADVARRVMERRGLPSDRLARISGFADRKPIDRDPMALRNERVEIVVLRSAI comes from the coding sequence GTGAAACGTAAACGCGTTAAGGGCGGCGACGCCCATCACGGCGGTGCATGGAAAGTAGCCTATGCCGATTTCGTAACGGCGATGATGGCGTTCTTTCTTTTGATGTGGCTGCTGAATGCGACAACGGAAAAGCAACGCAAGGGGTTGGCGGACTACTTCTCGCCGACGATCAGTTTCAGCCAACTGTCCAATGGGGGGGACGGCACGTTTTGGGGCGAGAGCGTGTTTTCCGAGGATACACTTGTTCAGAACGGCCAGGGCGCTTCGATGCTGCATCCCAGCCAGTTGCAGCAGGCGCGCGGTGATGTCGGGGTCAAACAGGGTCGCGGCGATCAGGCACGCGGTGACGTTGAAAAGCTGCTGGAGACACTTATGGCACGCGGTGGCGAAGCGATGTCGACGCTTTTGCAACAGCGACATGTTATCAGCCGGCTGAGCGATGAAGGGCTGGTGATCGACATATTCTCGCAGCCGGACGGGTTGCTGTTCGATCCCGAAACGGCCAAACCCACGCCCCTGCTCTCGTCCACGCTGGGCACTGTGGCCGAGGTGCTGGAACTGGTTTCCAACGAGGTCGCAGTGAATGCCTATCTCCCGTCGGAACCCGTTGTCCGGGTCGGGCGTGATGCATGGAAGCTGTCCGGAGATCGAGCCGATGTTGCACGGCGCGTCATGGAACGGCGCGGGCTCCCGTCCGACCGCTTGGCCCGTATCAGCGGTTTCGCAGACCGCAAGCCGATAGATCGTGATCCGATGGCCCTGCGCAATGAGCGCGTCGAGATTGTTGTCTTGCGTTCAGCTATCTGA
- the flgK gene encoding flagellar hook-associated protein FlgK — translation MSLNSAMIQALSGLQAMSRSAGVVSNNLANALTEGYGRQEVELTARSTGGQGSGVTVSSIQRLVDQVVINDRRLADGAVADSSVRSAFLETISAVLGEPGSGSSLTDLMGALGASLIEAAARPESDAALGHVVTAFSDVVAVLNDASDQVERQRTDADRSIAKGVETLNLSLQMVDDLNSQIARLQAGGNDANALIDQRQVLIDRISEIVPVKQVERDTGAIALMTQNGAILLDAEPAEIGFSQSSLVTAHMTYEGGTLSGLTIKGTAIDLTRDNHALSGGALGGHLSVRDELGVAVQSELDAFARDLVERLSDPAVDATLPTGAPGLLTDGGGVFDPLDEAGLAGRLSLNPFVDPLAGGEVWRIRAGLGAATPGDSGQSALLDRLSSALDTQVAPGSGSYSHQPMTASQHATELLSSVGMQTQRVEADLAHRQARLDVLSDQELATGVDSDVEMQRLLVIERAYAANARVIETVEQMFDSLLRI, via the coding sequence ATGTCATTAAATTCAGCCATGATCCAAGCCCTGTCCGGGCTTCAGGCGATGAGCCGATCTGCCGGCGTCGTTTCGAACAACCTGGCCAATGCACTGACTGAAGGGTACGGGCGGCAGGAAGTAGAACTGACCGCTCGTTCAACGGGCGGTCAGGGAAGTGGCGTTACGGTTTCCTCAATTCAGCGTCTTGTGGACCAAGTCGTGATTAATGACCGGCGTTTGGCTGATGGAGCTGTGGCAGATTCGTCGGTGCGCTCGGCGTTTCTTGAGACGATTTCGGCAGTCCTTGGTGAGCCAGGTAGCGGGTCTAGTTTGACCGATCTGATGGGTGCGCTGGGGGCATCATTGATCGAAGCGGCGGCGCGGCCTGAGTCCGATGCAGCGCTTGGCCATGTAGTGACCGCATTCAGCGACGTAGTCGCGGTCCTGAACGACGCCTCCGATCAGGTGGAGCGGCAACGCACCGATGCGGACAGATCCATCGCGAAAGGCGTAGAGACGCTGAATTTATCATTGCAGATGGTCGATGATCTGAACTCGCAAATCGCGCGATTGCAGGCGGGTGGTAACGATGCGAATGCCCTGATCGATCAGCGGCAGGTTCTGATCGACCGCATTTCCGAAATCGTGCCGGTAAAACAGGTCGAACGTGACACAGGTGCCATCGCTTTGATGACCCAGAACGGGGCTATTCTGCTTGACGCTGAGCCTGCCGAGATCGGTTTCAGTCAGTCCTCGCTCGTGACGGCGCATATGACCTATGAGGGTGGAACGCTGTCCGGACTGACGATCAAGGGCACTGCGATTGATCTGACGCGCGATAACCATGCCTTGTCCGGGGGCGCGCTGGGTGGTCATCTTTCTGTGCGCGACGAACTGGGCGTAGCCGTTCAGTCCGAACTGGACGCATTCGCGCGGGACCTAGTTGAGCGGCTTTCCGATCCGGCAGTGGACGCGACATTGCCGACCGGCGCCCCGGGATTGCTGACTGACGGTGGCGGTGTATTCGATCCGCTGGATGAAGCCGGATTGGCCGGGCGTCTATCCTTGAACCCGTTTGTCGACCCGCTTGCAGGAGGAGAGGTCTGGCGTATCCGGGCGGGACTTGGCGCGGCGACACCAGGCGATTCAGGGCAATCTGCGCTTCTGGATCGATTATCCTCTGCACTCGACACGCAAGTGGCTCCGGGTTCGGGCAGCTACAGTCATCAACCCATGACGGCCTCGCAGCATGCGACAGAGTTGTTGTCGTCCGTTGGTATGCAAACCCAGCGCGTTGAAGCAGATCTCGCGCACCGACAAGCCCGACTTGATGTGCTGTCTGATCAGGAACTTGCTACCGGTGTGGACAGCGACGTCGAGATGCAGCGCCTGTTGGTGATTGAGCGCGCCTATGCCGCGAATGCGCGTGTGATCGAAACTGTCGAGCAGATGTTCGACTCTCTGCTGAGGATCTAG
- a CDS encoding flagellin, with protein MSISIGDLARTVALTRQTSGLKVELDRSLIELTTGTTSDISKAVKGDFTSLAAIDRSITMYSAYDYSSTEAARLASAQQDALDDLHVMLQSRGTQLAAAASVGMDSSVKAILSETRSDFDMALSRLNTTTGGRAAFAGADTQGAVMVSADEILTSLRTAIGLAATAEDVMAEVDAWFDAPGGGFETDGYLGSADALSPIRLDDNRSVSLDTTALDSALRDTLKGFAVGSLVQDGLLESNDAEQSKLAKIAGEEMIGAQDGLVALRASIGTSQAKIESATVRNAVQLSALTQARSEIVGVDQYEAANRLSAVQAQLETLYTVTARLSQLSLAKALG; from the coding sequence ATGAGCATTTCAATTGGTGACTTGGCTCGTACAGTTGCGCTGACACGGCAAACGTCGGGGTTGAAGGTCGAACTGGACCGAAGCCTGATCGAGCTGACCACCGGAACAACGTCGGATATTTCGAAGGCGGTAAAAGGTGATTTCACATCGCTTGCCGCGATTGATCGATCAATCACGATGTATTCGGCCTATGATTATTCGAGTACGGAAGCGGCTCGTCTCGCTTCAGCTCAGCAGGATGCGTTGGATGATCTGCATGTGATGCTGCAATCGCGCGGCACTCAGTTGGCGGCCGCAGCCTCGGTTGGTATGGATTCGTCGGTCAAAGCGATTCTGTCAGAAACCCGGTCTGACTTCGACATGGCACTGTCGCGCCTGAATACCACGACCGGCGGGCGCGCGGCATTTGCAGGGGCGGATACGCAGGGCGCGGTGATGGTGTCGGCGGATGAGATCCTGACATCCTTGCGTACCGCAATAGGTCTTGCAGCAACGGCTGAGGATGTCATGGCTGAGGTTGATGCGTGGTTCGACGCACCCGGCGGCGGCTTTGAAACCGATGGATATCTTGGTTCGGCTGATGCGCTTTCGCCGATCAGGCTGGACGACAACCGAAGCGTGTCGCTCGATACGACCGCGTTGGACTCGGCGCTTCGCGATACATTGAAGGGATTTGCGGTGGGGTCACTTGTGCAGGACGGGCTGCTGGAGTCCAATGATGCGGAGCAATCCAAGCTCGCGAAAATCGCGGGTGAGGAGATGATCGGGGCACAGGACGGCCTGGTCGCATTGCGGGCATCTATCGGAACGTCGCAGGCAAAGATCGAATCCGCCACGGTTCGTAACGCCGTGCAGCTTAGCGCACTGACCCAAGCCCGGTCCGAGATCGTTGGCGTAGATCAATACGAGGCCGCCAACCGGCTGAGCGCTGTGCAGGCGCAGCTGGAAACCCTGTACACCGTCACCGCGCGCCTATCGCAGCTTAGCTTGGCAAAGGCACTCGGATGA
- the rfbA gene encoding glucose-1-phosphate thymidylyltransferase RfbA produces MSTRKGIILAGGSGTRLYPITHGVSKQLLPVYDKPMIYFPLSVLMLAGIREVALITTPQDQEQFKRALGDGSQWGVSLSYITQPSPDGLAQAYILAEDFLDGAPSAMVLGDNIFFGHGLPDLLSAAMERHDGGTVFGYRVSDPERYGVVAFDEGGRARSIIEKPETPPSNYAVTGLYFLDGTAPERARRVRPSARGELEITSLLEMYLADGTLSVETMGRGYAWLDTGTHASLLDAANFVRTLTQRQGQQVGCLEEIAHQQGWITDEQIREMGETYKKNEYGKYLLSLQPQR; encoded by the coding sequence ATGAGCACACGCAAGGGCATCATTCTGGCAGGCGGGTCCGGCACGCGGCTTTATCCGATCACGCATGGCGTGTCCAAACAGCTGCTGCCGGTCTATGACAAGCCGATGATCTATTTCCCGCTGTCGGTGCTGATGCTGGCCGGTATCCGCGAGGTCGCGCTGATTACCACGCCCCAGGATCAGGAACAGTTCAAGCGCGCATTGGGCGATGGCAGCCAGTGGGGCGTCAGCCTGAGCTATATCACGCAGCCCTCGCCCGACGGGCTGGCACAGGCCTATATCCTGGCCGAGGATTTCCTGGACGGTGCGCCGTCGGCGATGGTGCTGGGCGACAACATCTTCTTCGGCCACGGGCTGCCCGATCTGCTATCTGCGGCGATGGAACGTCATGACGGCGGCACCGTCTTCGGCTATCGCGTTTCCGACCCCGAACGCTACGGCGTGGTCGCTTTCGACGAGGGGGGCCGCGCACGATCCATCATCGAGAAGCCCGAAACTCCCCCGTCCAACTATGCGGTGACGGGGCTCTATTTCCTTGATGGTACGGCACCTGAGCGAGCCAGGCGGGTACGACCCTCCGCCCGCGGGGAGCTGGAAATCACATCGCTTCTGGAGATGTACCTGGCAGACGGAACCCTGTCGGTGGAAACCATGGGCCGGGGCTATGCCTGGCTCGACACCGGCACCCATGCCAGCCTTCTCGATGCAGCCAACTTCGTGCGCACGCTGACCCAGCGGCAAGGTCAACAGGTCGGCTGCCTCGAGGAAATCGCCCATCAGCAGGGCTGGATCACCGACGAGCAGATCCGCGAAATGGGCGAAACATACAAGAAGAACGAATACGGGAAGTATTTGCTTAGCCTTCAGCCGCAGAGGTAA
- a CDS encoding flagellar hook protein FlgE, whose amino-acid sequence MTISSSMNAGVMGLTANANKLGVISDNIANSSTYGYKRAHADFNSMVVSGGGGTYSAGGVSFSSSRSIADRGSLIPTSNSTDLAIAGRGMLPVTTSAAVGAGGDTPMMLTTTGSFSADAEGYLRTDSGLVLMGWPANPDGTIPNYPRDTATALEPIRVNLNEMAGRPTTTMEFGVNLPATSTKFGATPANETVSLEYFDNLGSAENLNVTFVPQPPATAGGPENIWTMQITDSASGGALVAEVAMTFNDDRTTGGTLASVVPTGAATDSYDPATGELNITVDGGPITINIGKPGEAGGFSQLSDTFAPATVEKDGSSVASMSGLEVDEGGLLHAIYDNGETRAMYQIPVADVPNPNGLTALDNQSYQISRESGAFYLWSAGDGPTGSIAGYAREESTSDVAHELTELIRTQRAYSSNAKVIQTVDEMLQETTTIKR is encoded by the coding sequence ATGACGATATCATCTTCCATGAATGCGGGTGTCATGGGGCTGACGGCCAATGCCAACAAGCTTGGTGTCATTTCCGACAACATCGCGAATAGTTCGACCTACGGCTATAAGCGGGCACATGCTGATTTCAATTCCATGGTCGTATCTGGTGGTGGAGGCACCTATTCTGCCGGCGGCGTCAGCTTCAGTTCGTCCCGTTCGATCGCAGACCGTGGATCATTGATTCCGACCAGCAACTCCACGGATTTGGCCATAGCAGGGCGGGGAATGCTTCCCGTGACCACGTCTGCCGCCGTTGGCGCAGGTGGCGATACTCCGATGATGCTGACAACCACGGGGTCTTTCAGCGCCGATGCCGAAGGCTATCTGCGGACCGATTCCGGTCTCGTTCTGATGGGTTGGCCAGCGAACCCCGATGGAACCATCCCCAACTATCCCCGTGACACGGCAACAGCGCTGGAACCTATCCGCGTCAATCTGAACGAAATGGCTGGTCGCCCGACGACGACGATGGAATTTGGTGTAAACCTGCCTGCGACCAGCACGAAGTTCGGGGCAACGCCGGCGAATGAAACCGTCTCGCTGGAATACTTCGACAACCTTGGCTCGGCGGAAAACCTGAACGTCACCTTCGTCCCGCAGCCTCCGGCGACGGCTGGCGGGCCGGAGAATATCTGGACCATGCAGATCACTGATTCCGCCTCTGGCGGTGCGCTGGTGGCGGAAGTCGCAATGACCTTCAACGATGATCGTACTACAGGCGGAACGCTGGCTTCCGTGGTGCCAACCGGCGCTGCAACCGATAGCTATGATCCTGCTACCGGAGAGTTGAATATTACGGTTGATGGTGGCCCGATTACAATCAACATCGGCAAGCCGGGCGAGGCTGGCGGATTCTCGCAACTGTCGGACACGTTTGCCCCTGCCACCGTTGAAAAGGACGGCTCTTCTGTCGCCTCCATGAGCGGGCTTGAAGTTGACGAGGGTGGCTTACTTCATGCGATCTACGACAACGGCGAAACACGCGCCATGTACCAGATACCTGTGGCGGATGTTCCAAACCCCAACGGCCTGACAGCGCTGGACAATCAGTCATATCAGATTTCGCGTGAAAGCGGCGCATTCTACCTGTGGTCTGCAGGTGACGGCCCGACAGGATCGATTGCCGGATATGCCCGGGAGGAGTCCACCAGTGACGTGGCGCATGAGTTGACGGAATTGATCCGCACGCAGCGCGCTTATTCCTCCAACGCGAAAGTCATCCAGACAGTTGACGAGATGTTGCAGGAAACCACGACGATCAAACGCTGA
- a CDS encoding efflux RND transporter periplasmic adaptor subunit yields MNEASPDHERSPEAGSAKSRSLLAALNTCFATQTRDPDFPKRLAHLVSALTSSPTAIVFGMGAKGVPQLLASIPSGTPNPVAVSLAEKVFEKPREDGAILLMSQPYLAARVVLQGGGDAAIVIDLPQDGPIVQSLAYERLTLIAALSYRQYRHPDLDGYQNLMAQVGPLVAGDSGKRQEFVDTLAQVCGADYAAIAYFDGHRLKEVTISKPAGYVSRLAPTGALRKEMRDTARNRMRGRDRVFAPFPGQQAGIVIHLHGSKRNQGLLPLASAAFSLHAPPAKRPKVKRGWLALIALAVAVLVGAFIPVQNNVEIPATVEATNRRVLAAPFEGEIEDIMLRDGQTVALGEGPLIRMVTTALDLALDTARSDYSTALIAREVARSANNASDLRSAELEVQTLRERVDLLEQQRDSAEIFAPISGVVYAPDIASQSGQSVQEGEALFEIADLNDLRLSLLVPSSEIERVRSDVVGQFRPDHAPGLRINSTITEIRADGGDDTVVFPGLASLSENTALHPGMRGVLLIEQGTYPAWRAIWQKLRQRHRAN; encoded by the coding sequence ATGAACGAAGCATCGCCAGATCACGAGCGAAGCCCCGAGGCGGGGTCAGCAAAGTCCAGATCGCTTCTGGCCGCTTTAAACACTTGCTTCGCCACACAAACCCGTGACCCCGACTTCCCCAAGCGGCTCGCGCATCTCGTGTCTGCCCTGACCAGCTCGCCAACCGCGATTGTCTTCGGGATGGGAGCAAAAGGTGTGCCGCAACTCTTGGCATCGATTCCATCGGGCACGCCCAATCCGGTGGCAGTTTCGCTTGCCGAAAAGGTGTTCGAGAAACCGCGCGAAGACGGTGCGATCCTACTTATGAGCCAGCCCTATTTGGCAGCGCGGGTGGTATTGCAAGGTGGCGGGGATGCGGCGATCGTGATCGACTTGCCCCAAGACGGTCCAATCGTTCAATCGCTGGCATATGAACGCCTGACGCTCATCGCGGCGCTGTCCTACCGCCAGTACCGCCACCCGGATCTGGACGGGTATCAGAACCTGATGGCGCAAGTCGGTCCCCTGGTCGCGGGCGACAGCGGAAAACGGCAGGAATTTGTGGACACCTTGGCGCAAGTTTGCGGCGCTGACTATGCCGCTATCGCCTATTTCGACGGCCATCGACTTAAGGAAGTGACAATTTCCAAACCCGCCGGTTACGTCAGTCGGTTAGCGCCTACCGGCGCTCTGCGCAAGGAAATGCGTGACACCGCTCGCAACCGGATGCGTGGCCGCGACCGCGTATTCGCACCTTTTCCGGGGCAGCAAGCAGGTATTGTCATTCATCTGCATGGGTCAAAACGAAATCAGGGGTTACTTCCCCTGGCCTCAGCTGCATTTTCCCTTCACGCACCCCCCGCAAAGCGTCCCAAAGTCAAACGTGGTTGGCTGGCACTGATAGCACTTGCCGTAGCTGTTTTGGTCGGGGCATTCATTCCCGTCCAGAACAACGTCGAAATCCCCGCAACCGTCGAAGCCACCAACCGCCGTGTGCTTGCAGCGCCGTTCGAAGGGGAAATCGAAGACATTATGCTCCGCGACGGTCAGACCGTGGCGCTTGGGGAAGGGCCGCTGATAAGGATGGTCACGACTGCGTTGGATCTCGCTCTGGACACCGCACGCTCGGACTATTCCACAGCATTGATCGCCCGTGAAGTCGCGCGTTCCGCCAATAACGCAAGCGATTTGCGCTCCGCCGAACTTGAGGTGCAAACCTTACGAGAACGCGTCGACCTTCTGGAGCAGCAACGAGACAGCGCGGAAATCTTCGCCCCGATTTCTGGAGTGGTCTATGCACCCGATATCGCGTCGCAGAGCGGCCAGAGCGTCCAAGAAGGCGAGGCTCTGTTCGAAATTGCGGACCTGAACGATCTTCGGCTGTCGCTGCTGGTTCCATCCTCTGAGATCGAACGTGTCAGAAGCGATGTGGTCGGCCAGTTCCGTCCCGATCATGCCCCCGGCCTGCGAATCAACAGTACCATCACTGAGATCCGCGCGGACGGTGGCGATGACACTGTTGTGTTTCCGGGCTTGGCATCTCTTTCGGAGAACACTGCCCTTCACCCCGGAATGCGCGGGGTATTGTTGATCGAACAAGGCACATACCCAGCCTGGCGAGCCATTTGGCAGAAGCTCCGCCAGCGGCATCGCGCGAATTGA
- a CDS encoding flagellar basal body P-ring protein FlgI, producing MRWLVLIASLWMPLVGMASEVRLKDIVEFDGVRGNDLIGYGLVVGLDGTGDGIRNSPFTEEIMSNLLERLGVNVSGEDFRPKNVAAVFVTATLPPFARVGSQIDVTVSAIGDASSLLGGTLVMTPLNAADGEIYAVAQGTVIAGGATAEGVGATTTIGVPTSGVLPSGARVEREVDFDFTELDALRLALRNPDFTTALLVENAINRQFPNSAEALDAGTVRVSIVGAQAGSPARTIAVMENIRVEPQQKAKVVVDQRSGTIVMGADVRISRVAVSQGNLTLRVREDPLVVQPNPFAEGETVVVPRTTAEIEEEDGTGLAEVPDGTNLSEVIAGLNALGVSPRNMIDILKSIKAAGALHAEFIVR from the coding sequence ATGAGGTGGTTGGTTCTGATCGCGAGTTTATGGATGCCGTTGGTTGGTATGGCCAGCGAAGTTCGCCTTAAGGACATCGTTGAATTCGACGGCGTTCGGGGCAACGACCTGATTGGCTATGGTCTGGTGGTCGGGTTGGACGGAACGGGCGATGGAATCCGCAATTCGCCCTTTACCGAAGAAATCATGTCCAACCTTCTGGAACGTCTTGGCGTCAATGTCAGTGGCGAGGATTTTCGCCCCAAGAATGTCGCTGCGGTTTTTGTGACCGCCACACTGCCGCCTTTCGCGCGCGTCGGCAGTCAGATCGACGTCACTGTTTCAGCCATAGGGGATGCCAGTAGCTTACTGGGCGGGACATTGGTGATGACACCGCTCAACGCCGCCGATGGTGAGATATACGCGGTCGCACAGGGCACTGTGATCGCCGGGGGTGCCACAGCAGAAGGAGTGGGCGCGACCACGACGATTGGTGTGCCGACATCGGGCGTTCTGCCCTCCGGCGCGCGGGTCGAACGCGAGGTCGATTTTGACTTCACTGAACTGGACGCGCTTCGTCTGGCATTGCGTAATCCGGATTTTACGACGGCGCTGCTTGTCGAGAATGCGATCAACCGGCAGTTTCCCAACTCCGCCGAGGCATTAGACGCGGGAACCGTGCGGGTCAGTATCGTCGGCGCTCAAGCCGGTTCACCCGCCCGCACTATCGCCGTCATGGAGAATATTCGGGTGGAACCTCAACAGAAGGCCAAGGTTGTGGTCGACCAGCGGTCGGGGACAATCGTCATGGGCGCAGACGTTCGCATTTCGCGCGTGGCGGTTTCGCAGGGCAACCTGACTCTGCGGGTCAGAGAGGATCCGCTGGTCGTTCAGCCGAACCCGTTTGCAGAAGGTGAGACGGTCGTAGTGCCGCGCACCACTGCCGAAATTGAGGAGGAAGACGGAACAGGGCTTGCCGAGGTTCCTGATGGCACGAACCTTTCGGAAGTCATCGCTGGGCTGAATGCGCTTGGGGTCAGTCCACGGAATATGATCGATATCCTGAAAAGCATAAAGGCTGCCGGTGCGCTGCACGCAGAATTCATTGTTCGATAG